TCAGCCGACGTGCGAGCGCAGCATCCAGGCCGCCTTGGCCATCTCTTCCTTGCGGTCGTTCATGAGGTCGCCAGTCTCCGTGTCGCCGGCTTCGTCGGCGAGGTCGCCGAGCTTGCGGCAGGCCTTCACCAGCGAATCGTTGTCGGCTGCCAGCTGCGCGCACATCTCCTGCCAGCTCTCACCGCCCCTGGCCTCTCTGAGCGAGGCCATCTTGGCGTAGATCGCGAAGCCGCCCGGCGCCGGGTAGCCCAGGGTGCGGATGCGCTCGGCGAGCTCGTCGACCGCCGCGTGCAGCGCCTCGTACTGGGTGCCGAAGAGCGTATGCAGGCCCTGGAAGTTCGGCCCGGTGACATTCCAGTGGAAGTTCTGGGTCTTCAGCGCCAGCAGGTAGTGGTCGGCCAGCACCTCGGCCAGATCGTCGGCGACCTTCCTGCGCACATTGGCGCCAAGGCCGAGGTCGACTTTGTCCGCCATTCCCGAACTCCTTTGTGTGACTATGGATCCAACTTGGCGTCATGTCCGATCGCCGTAGAGGAGGTAGGCATGCCGGGCTGGAAGGAGCACATCGAAATTTTCGAAGCCGACATCGTCACGCTCGATGTCGATGCCATCGTCAATGCCGCCAACTCCTCGTTGCTCGGCGGTGGCGGCGTCGATGGCGCGATCCATCGCGCCGCCGGGCCGGAGCTGGTGATGGAGTGCCGGATGCTCAACGGCTGCCGGACCGGCGAGGCCAAGATCACCAGGGGCTACCGCCTGAAGGCGCGTCACGTGATCCACACCGTCGGTCCGGTATGGAACGGCGGCAGTCATGGCGAGCCTGAGCTTCTGGCCGCCTGCTATCGCAACTCGCTGGCATTGGCCGAAAGCCACAGCCTGCGGTCGATTGCCTTCCCGGCGATCAGCACCGGCATCTATCGCTATCCTGCCGAGGAGGCGACGCGCATCGCCATCGAGGCTGTGCGCAACGGGCCCGAGATCGAGCGCGTGATCTTCTGCTGCTTCGGCCGGCCGATGTACGACCTCTATGTCAGGACACTGGAGGAGAGCGATTGATCACTGGCCGTAGCGCTGGTGATCGCCCGCCAGGTAGGCGGCTTCATCAGGGGTGTCGACGCGGCCCAGGGCGGCATTGCGATGCGGAAAGCGGCCGAAGCGCGTGACGGTGTCGCGATGGGCCACGGCCCAGATCAGCACCAGCGGCGGCCGTGGCCGCGCGAAAAGGCCGATCGAGCGGTGCTGGTCGCCCAGGGATTCGCTGTGCTCGAAGGGCAGGTAGAAGAACTTCCTGACATGGACGGGAAAGTGCCGGTCGTGGCGGCGCGCCAGCGCCCTGTGGGCGACGTGCCGTGCGTGCCTGTCGCCGGCGAAGGCGGCGCCGGAGCCGCGGCCGGTGTTGCGGGTGAACTGGTCGAGCAGCAGCACCAGCGCCAGGGCGCCGTCGGGCGTCTCGATCCAGTGGTCGAGGCGCCGTGCCTTGGCCTGCTCGATCTCGCGGCCGAAGCGGCGGCGGATCTCGGCGTCGAACTCGGGGCCGGAGACGAACCAGACGTCGCGGCTCCTGCCGTAGCGGGGATGGTTCCGGGGCATGCACCAGAAATTCAGGATGGCGGCGATACGCGGGTCGAGCATGTTGGCCTAGGATAGACGCGAGCAGCGTGTGGGGGAGCCCGATGGGCAAGGTCAGGAACGTCCTGTTTATCATGTGCGATCAGCTGCGCGCCGACCATCTGTCGTGTACCGGGCACCCGCATCTCGCCACGCCACATATCGACTCGCTGGCCGGGCGCGGCGTGCTGTTTGCGCGCGCCTATGTGCAGTCCGCCGTCTGCGGACCCTCGCGCATGTCGTTCTATACCGGCCGCTACGTGCAGAGCCACGGCGCCACCTGGAACCGCGTGCCGCTGTCGATCCGCGAGCGCACCATCGGCGACTATCTGCGGCCCGCCGGGCTGCGCGTGGCGCTCGCCGGCAAGACCCACGTCCTGCCCGACGTCGAGGGGCTGGAGCGCTACGGCATCGAGGGCGGCTCGGCGCTGGCGGCCCTGATGCGCACCGGCGGCTTCGAAGAGCTCGACCGCTACGACGGTCATTCCCCACCGGGGACGGAGAGCGGCTATCCCGCCTTCCTGCGCGCCCACGGCTACGTCGCCGACGATCCCTGGAACGAGTTCGTCATCGCCGCCGACGGACCAAGCGGCGAGAAGCTGTCGGGCTGGAACATGCGCAACGTGCGCCTGCCGGCGCGGGTCAGGGAGGAGCACTCCGAGACCGCCTACATGACCGACCAGGCGATCCGCTTTGTCGAGCGGCAAGGCGAGCAGCCCTGGTTCCTGCATCTCAGCTACGTCAAGCCGCACTGGCCCTACATGGCGCCGGCGCCCTACCACGCGCTCTATGGCCCGCAGCACTGCCTGCCGCCCAACCGAAGAGAGGCGGAGCTGGTCGACCAGCACCCCGTGCTCGCCGCCTATCGCCAGCACGAGGAATCGATCTCGTTCTCGCGTCCCGAGGCGGCGAGCACGGTGCGGCCGGCCTATATGGGCCTGATCAAGCAGATCGACGATCACCTCGGCCGGCTGTTCGCGGCGATGCGCAAGGCCGGGCGGATGGACGACACGCTGATCGTGTTCACCGCCGACCACGGCGACTTCCTCGGCGATCACTGGCTGGGCGAGAAGGAGATATTCTACGAGGAGGTGGTGCGGGTGCCGTTCATCGTCGTCGACCCTGACGCCGCCGCCGATGGCACGCGCGGCACGGTCGACAGGCGCTTCGTCGAGGCGGTCGACGTCGTGCCGACCTGTCTCGATGCGCTGGGCCTGCCGCCGCAGCGCCACCTGATCGAGGGCCGCTCGCTCCTGCCGCTGACCCGGGGAACGCCGGTGCCCGACGACCTGGCGTCAAGCAAGGCCCAGTCGCGCGACGATCGCACCGGCTGGCGCGACGCGGTGTTCTCCGAGCTCGACTATTCCTTCCGCGAGGCGCGGCGCATCCTGGGCCGCCACGTGCGCGACTGCCGCGCCTTCATGGTGCGGACGGACCGATGGAAATACGTGTGGTGGCTCGATTTCCCGCCGCAGCTCTTCGACCTCGAGACCGATCCGCGCGAGTTCGTCGATCTCGGCCGTGATCCGGGCCACGCCTCGGTGCGCGACGAGATGCAGGTCCGCCTGTTCGACTGGATGCGCGCGCGCAAGAGCCGCGTCACCGTCGACGATGGCTTTGTCGAGGCGCGGACTGCGGCACATAAGGCACACGGAATATTTTTCGGCGTGTGGTGATCAAACTTTGGTCGTGATTCGATGGCACGTGTGAGGGGAGCGGAGTAAGGTCCGCCCATTAACCTCCTGCCTGCCGGAGAGTCGCGTGTTGCGGCGTCGTCCGTTCATCCTCGTTGCCGGTGCCAGCCTTCTGGCCGCGGCGACAGGTGCGCGGGCGCAGGCCCCGGTCACCCGCAACCTGATGATCGGCGCCGGCCCGGTGGGCGGCACCTACTTTCCCGTCGCCAGCCTGATCGCCACCGCCATCAGCAATCCGCCCGGAGGACGGCCCTGCGACGCCGGCGGCAATTGCGGCGTGCCCGGCCTGATCGCCGAGGCCATCGCCACCCAGGGCTCGGTCGAGAACATCAAGCGCATGGCCGAGGGCACGCTCGATGCCGCCCTGGCCCAGGCCGACATCGCCGCCGCGGCGCTGGCCGGCGACGAGATGTTCGGCGGCAGGCCGGTCCCGGGGCTGCGCGCCGCCGCCAACCTGTTTCCCGAGACGGTGCATGTCGTGGTCCGCCGCGACCGCGATCTCGCCAGCATCGCCGATTTGCGCGGGCGCACGGTATCCCTGGGCGAGCCGGGATCCGGAACCCTGCCGCTGGCCCGCGCGCTGCTGAGCGCCTACGGGCTGGGCCGACGCGACATTGTCGCCGACTACGTCTCGCCCCAGGCCGCGAGCCATCGGCTGCGCGAGGGCACGATCGACGCCTTTGTCATGGTGGCCGGCCAGCCGGCGCCGCTGCTGGTCGGCCTGGCGCGGCAAGTCGAGATCGGCCTGCTTCCGGTCTCCTCGAGCGTCGCCCAGCGCCTGCGCCGCGAACGGCCCGGCCTGGTGACCCTGACCGTCCCGG
The window above is part of the Alphaproteobacteria bacterium genome. Proteins encoded here:
- a CDS encoding alkaline phosphatase family protein: MGKVRNVLFIMCDQLRADHLSCTGHPHLATPHIDSLAGRGVLFARAYVQSAVCGPSRMSFYTGRYVQSHGATWNRVPLSIRERTIGDYLRPAGLRVALAGKTHVLPDVEGLERYGIEGGSALAALMRTGGFEELDRYDGHSPPGTESGYPAFLRAHGYVADDPWNEFVIAADGPSGEKLSGWNMRNVRLPARVREEHSETAYMTDQAIRFVERQGEQPWFLHLSYVKPHWPYMAPAPYHALYGPQHCLPPNRREAELVDQHPVLAAYRQHEESISFSRPEAASTVRPAYMGLIKQIDDHLGRLFAAMRKAGRMDDTLIVFTADHGDFLGDHWLGEKEIFYEEVVRVPFIVVDPDAAADGTRGTVDRRFVEAVDVVPTCLDALGLPPQRHLIEGRSLLPLTRGTPVPDDLASSKAQSRDDRTGWRDAVFSELDYSFREARRILGRHVRDCRAFMVRTDRWKYVWWLDFPPQLFDLETDPREFVDLGRDPGHASVRDEMQVRLFDWMRARKSRVTVDDGFVEARTAAHKAHGIFFGVW
- a CDS encoding DUF924 domain-containing protein, with the protein product MLDPRIAAILNFWCMPRNHPRYGRSRDVWFVSGPEFDAEIRRRFGREIEQAKARRLDHWIETPDGALALVLLLDQFTRNTGRGSGAAFAGDRHARHVAHRALARRHDRHFPVHVRKFFYLPFEHSESLGDQHRSIGLFARPRPPLVLIWAVAHRDTVTRFGRFPHRNAALGRVDTPDEAAYLAGDHQRYGQ
- a CDS encoding TAXI family TRAP transporter solute-binding subunit, with translation MLRRRPFILVAGASLLAAATGARAQAPVTRNLMIGAGPVGGTYFPVASLIATAISNPPGGRPCDAGGNCGVPGLIAEAIATQGSVENIKRMAEGTLDAALAQADIAAAALAGDEMFGGRPVPGLRAAANLFPETVHVVVRRDRDLASIADLRGRTVSLGEPGSGTLPLARALLSAYGLGRRDIVADYVSPQAASHRLREGTIDAFVMVAGQPAPLLVGLARQVEIGLLPVSSSVAQRLRRERPGLVTLTVPAGMYQGVEACDSVAVGSQLMVSNSLDEEIVYGSLRALFHPSTRSRLDRGHPAAALITLETALEGLAVPLHAGAARFYKERGLLKD
- a CDS encoding DNA starvation/stationary phase protection protein; translation: MADKVDLGLGANVRRKVADDLAEVLADHYLLALKTQNFHWNVTGPNFQGLHTLFGTQYEALHAAVDELAERIRTLGYPAPGGFAIYAKMASLREARGGESWQEMCAQLAADNDSLVKACRKLGDLADEAGDTETGDLMNDRKEEMAKAAWMLRSHVG
- a CDS encoding O-acetyl-ADP-ribose deacetylase; this encodes MPGWKEHIEIFEADIVTLDVDAIVNAANSSLLGGGGVDGAIHRAAGPELVMECRMLNGCRTGEAKITRGYRLKARHVIHTVGPVWNGGSHGEPELLAACYRNSLALAESHSLRSIAFPAISTGIYRYPAEEATRIAIEAVRNGPEIERVIFCCFGRPMYDLYVRTLEESD